In Deinococcus psychrotolerans, a genomic segment contains:
- a CDS encoding undecaprenyl-diphosphate phosphatase, which translates to MDWLYSVILGIVEGLTEFLPVSSTGHLIVAGDLLRVPWQKNVLDTFEVVIQGGAILAVVVYYWRDLVRQASTINKDAGVQRLWLGIVVACIPAVILGALFGSKIKALLFTPTVVAWALIVGGVLMYFIEMRPRPATTHKLESISLPQAITVGVVQCLALLWPGFSRSASSILGGMLTGLDRPTATKFSFYLGIPVLGGATLLDFVKHKDDLGAAGLTNVGIGFVVSFIVAYFVIGWLLRFVSTHDFKGFAVYRIIIGVIILVLIYSGVINNLNRA; encoded by the coding sequence ATGGACTGGCTTTATAGCGTCATTCTCGGCATCGTCGAAGGTCTCACCGAATTCCTTCCCGTTTCTTCCACCGGCCACCTGATCGTGGCGGGCGACCTCCTGCGCGTGCCCTGGCAAAAAAATGTGCTCGACACCTTTGAAGTGGTGATTCAGGGCGGAGCGATTTTGGCGGTGGTGGTGTATTACTGGCGCGACCTGGTGCGGCAGGCCAGCACCATCAACAAAGACGCGGGCGTACAGCGCTTGTGGCTGGGGATCGTGGTGGCCTGCATTCCCGCCGTGATTTTGGGCGCACTCTTCGGTAGCAAAATCAAGGCGCTGCTGTTTACCCCGACCGTCGTGGCGTGGGCGCTGATCGTTGGCGGCGTGCTGATGTATTTCATCGAAATGCGCCCGCGCCCCGCCACCACCCACAAGCTGGAGAGCATCAGCTTGCCGCAGGCCATCACCGTGGGCGTGGTGCAGTGCTTGGCGCTGCTGTGGCCGGGCTTTTCGCGCTCGGCCAGCAGCATTCTCGGCGGGATGCTGACCGGTTTAGACCGCCCCACCGCCACCAAGTTCAGCTTCTACCTCGGTATTCCAGTGCTGGGCGGCGCGACCTTGCTGGATTTCGTCAAGCACAAGGACGACCTCGGCGCGGCGGGCCTGACCAACGTGGGCATCGGTTTTGTGGTCAGCTTTATCGTGGCGTATTTCGTGATCGGCTGGCTGCTGCGCTTTGTCAGCACCCACGATTTCAAAGGGTTTGCCGTTTACCGCATCATCATCGGCGTCAT